The sequence below is a genomic window from Aureispira sp. CCB-E.
TCAAACGATGCAAACTATCATTTTCAACATAAAACACCTGCTTCTTAAAATTACGTACCCATATCCTGCCTTGTTTATCTTCATGTATTCCTGACAAAGCTTCCCCTTTTTGGTCTTTGTTTTTATAATAAAAAAAAGTTACACCATTATATTTACATAGCCCTTTATCCGTTCCTATCCATATATACCCCTTACTATCTTCATATAAATCATATACCTCTAAACTTGGCAAACCATCTTCTGTTGTTAACGTCCAAGAATAAGGGTGTTGTGCCAATAAAGAGAGGCTTGCAAAAGTAATAAGTATGCAAAGAAAGTATCTCATAAATCAGATGTAATAAAAGGAATCCAAAACTCTACTCTTGTTCCTCTAGAACTGCCATCTGCAGTTTTTAAGTCTGTTATTTTCAAATTATTATAAGGATGAGGCACCTTCAAGACATCTTGTTGGAGAATAAGCAAGCGTTTTTGAGTCGTTTTTAACCCAGAAGAACGTTTAACATTTTCCATGTCTGTCTTTGCTGGTCGACCGATGCCATTGTCTTCTACACAACAGTAAACATAGGCTCCTTCTTTTTGAATGGATATTTTTAACTGTTTATCGGTCGGTTTGTGAAATAGACCATGCTTGAAGCTGTTCTCTATTATAGGCTGTATTAATAATGGAGGAATAAAATAGCCATCTAACAAATCCTCTTCTATCTTGAAGTCAATTTGCACTTGATTCTCAAAACGAATCTGTTCAAGGTTTAAGTAATTTTCTAAAAAATCCTTAATTTGATCCATAGAAATAACCTTCTTGCTTGAATATTGAAAAATCTTACGCAATAATTTTGCAAAATTAGACTGCAAATCCATTGCGAGTTCATTTTTATGCTGAAGCCATAAATTCTGAACAGCAGTTAAAATATTAAAAATAAAATGAGGGTTCATTTGTGATTGCAAGGCCTGCATCTGAAGCAAATTCATCTTATTTTGTTGCTGTTCTTCCCGCTGCTTATTTCGGAAACGAGCCAACACAATAGCCACAATTACAAGTACAATAGACAAACCAAAAAGCCCTTGCACCCACCAAATTTTCCAATAAGGTTTATCGATCACAAATTGCACATCAATTGTCCGATTACTAGCGATTCCATCTTCATTGATTGCCTTTACTTGGAAGAGATAATTACCTGGATTCAATTGAGGAAAGCGCATCACGTTGATTGTACTAGGCTGAGAAATCCAGCTACTATCAATCCCTAGCATTCGATAGGTATACTTAAAGTTTCCCCTACTTTTATAGGAGATTCCTTCTAAGTAAATTGTCAAACTATTTTGTTTGTAATTCAAATGATAATGAGACGCTAAAGCAGTATCTTTATCATGAATAGCAATCCGTTTGAGATAAATGGAGGGAGAAACTAGATTTTGACTCGGTAGTTTTTTATCAAAAGAGACTAGACCTTTAGCTGTGCTCAACCACACACGGTCTCCCACAACAGCTATGTCTTGAATTTCATGAGTAGGAATGCCATCTGCAACAGTATAAATACGGCTCTCTTTATTTTTAGGAGTAAATCGTTGAATGCCTTGATTAGATAGCAACCATAAATGCTCTCCATCAATTTTTAATTTTTGAATTTTATTACTAATCAAATTATCTCTGATAGAAAAATGATACTTAATCTTTAAGTCTTTATTCAAACCATAAATTCCACTATTAATGGTACATACCCAGATAATATCTTTCTTCTGATCTCTTTCCATATAAACCCCTCTAATAGCATTTCCCTCTACATCCAAAATAGCAAAAGGGTGACTACGTTCAGGATAACACATTAAGCTGTCGTCTCTAGCAATTAAGATTCGATTATTTATAGCATCTGGGATACCACAAAAACTAGATAATTTGGTCAATAACTTATTGTATTTGATAACATCAAAATTAACTACTTCCTGTGTCTTGATGTAAGAAAATAAGTTCTCATCAAGCTGTTGAGAGCCTATATTGGGCGAAAAAGAACTAATAGCACTCCCAGTTGAGGTAAGGTTAACTATGTTATTTTTTTTATAGAAAAAGCTATTTCGCATAGCGATGACCAAAGGCTTAAATTCATATTTTTTACTAGGTATAGCAGATGGTATATGTATCTCTTGATAGATATTTCCATTGACTAACAACATACCTCGACTCCAGTACAGTTGATTGCAACTTCCTTTAGGTATCTTAAATTCATCTTCAATGACATTCTCTTTTACATTAAGCGATACTATTTTTTCTTTTCCCGTTTCAATAAATATTGTTTCATCATCCTTTTTTTCAATTTTTCCAACACCATCATATTCAAGTATAGAGTTTTGAGTTGTATACTGATATATTTGTAAACTAGGAATAATATGCACCCCTCTAGATAAACTACTGATCCAGTAATTTCCCTCTCGATCTATCACAAAGTCTGAAATACCTTCATTTGGAAATAGCAACAAAGTAGAGTCTGTTTTGCTGGTTGCACTTGAATTAAAAATAGGTCCTAAACCTGCATCTAAAGTAAGTTGCCAAATTGTATTCTCATTGTCAACTCTTAATGTATGGTTTCTAGCGTCATAAAAATCGCTTCTAAAAGAGTTCCAAACAATTCCGACCTGATCTTCGCCTATTAACTGACTGATTTGGTAGGCATTGCCTTTCTCACTCTGAAGAAAAAACAAAGAATTTTCATTGTCCTTAAATAAATAAACAGGAAGAATACTTCGACTATTGGCAGAGGATCTTGCAAAGTTTTTATTGGTAATAAAATGCACCTTATCATCCACACATTTAAACAAACCATAACTTGAAGTAAGATAAATAATATTATTAGCACCTTCTATTATGCTTACGATTCCTTTTCGCCCATTATCTAGCGTAGTATCGGCAGCAAAGACGCGCCAACTTTTCCATCGACCATCTTGTTTATAACAATACAGACTATCCCGTCTCTTATCCGTAACCCAAATTTCTCCAGTAGTCCCTACTAAAAAATCTTTAACTGTAATTTTGGAAGGTATTTCAAAATAGTGTAAGCTATCATTTTCTACATAAAAAATTTGATCTTTAAAATTTTGCACCCAAATTCTCCCCATTGAGTCTTCTTGTATCCCTGATACCGCCTCGCTTAATTCCTCCTTATTTTGGTAATAAAAAAATTTATTGCCATTATACTTACACAGACCTTTATCGGTTCCTATCCATATATATCCCTTGGTATCTTGGTACAAATCGTATACTTCTGAGCTAGGTAATCCATCCTCTATGGTTAAATTCCAGGCATAGGGGTGCTGTCCTTGAATCGTCAAGATATAACATACTAGTAAGTAGAAACTAAATAACAAGCGTACCCTCATAATTTCTGAACGAAATATATCTTAGGTTTTAAATTAAACAACAACCAAAATTCGCATTATCAACGACCAATAAATTATCATTTACATAATTTGAGCACCTAAAATCGATAAAATATACAGCTAATATAATCAGCTAGATGCAACTTTGCAAGTCGAGTTAATGAGCGATACAAAATACCCCCTGAATAGACCA
It includes:
- a CDS encoding histidine kinase gives rise to the protein MRVRLLFSFYLLVCYILTIQGQHPYAWNLTIEDGLPSSEVYDLYQDTKGYIWIGTDKGLCKYNGNKFFYYQNKEELSEAVSGIQEDSMGRIWVQNFKDQIFYVENDSLHYFEIPSKITVKDFLVGTTGEIWVTDKRRDSLYCYKQDGRWKSWRVFAADTTLDNGRKGIVSIIEGANNIIYLTSSYGLFKCVDDKVHFITNKNFARSSANSRSILPVYLFKDNENSLFFLQSEKGNAYQISQLIGEDQVGIVWNSFRSDFYDARNHTLRVDNENTIWQLTLDAGLGPIFNSSATSKTDSTLLLFPNEGISDFVIDREGNYWISSLSRGVHIIPSLQIYQYTTQNSILEYDGVGKIEKKDDETIFIETGKEKIVSLNVKENVIEDEFKIPKGSCNQLYWSRGMLLVNGNIYQEIHIPSAIPSKKYEFKPLVIAMRNSFFYKKNNIVNLTSTGSAISSFSPNIGSQQLDENLFSYIKTQEVVNFDVIKYNKLLTKLSSFCGIPDAINNRILIARDDSLMCYPERSHPFAILDVEGNAIRGVYMERDQKKDIIWVCTINSGIYGLNKDLKIKYHFSIRDNLISNKIQKLKIDGEHLWLLSNQGIQRFTPKNKESRIYTVADGIPTHEIQDIAVVGDRVWLSTAKGLVSFDKKLPSQNLVSPSIYLKRIAIHDKDTALASHYHLNYKQNSLTIYLEGISYKSRGNFKYTYRMLGIDSSWISQPSTINVMRFPQLNPGNYLFQVKAINEDGIASNRTIDVQFVIDKPYWKIWWVQGLFGLSIVLVIVAIVLARFRNKQREEQQQNKMNLLQMQALQSQMNPHFIFNILTAVQNLWLQHKNELAMDLQSNFAKLLRKIFQYSSKKVISMDQIKDFLENYLNLEQIRFENQVQIDFKIEEDLLDGYFIPPLLIQPIIENSFKHGLFHKPTDKQLKISIQKEGAYVYCCVEDNGIGRPAKTDMENVKRSSGLKTTQKRLLILQQDVLKVPHPYNNLKITDLKTADGSSRGTRVEFWIPFITSDL